The DNA window GGTGATAATACTCAACGTATAGCGCCCCTGCGCCAGGCGCGGCGTGACGGCAATAATGGCTAAAATTACCGAAATAATAATAACCGCGATCAGCGCGACTTCGACATAAGGAATAACCGCCTGGTGCGTTAACAGCTTCTTATCAAAATGAGTAAAGATAAAATTGCGGAAGAAAACCATTAACGCAAAAGCGATATTGACAAAGGCCAGCCAGGGCATACTCATGGATAGCGCATGGCGCTGGACATTATCTCTGGTGGCCCACAGCTCGGTTCGCAGCTGGCGGACGCCCTCTTGCTTATTTGTTAACATCTTATCTCCCTGGTGACCTGCATGACCATGGGCGCAGACCCTGCTTTGCTTTATGATAAACCATGTTTCCGGGAATGTCTGTCAACGCTGCCCCCCTTTCTGCCCCGGCGCCTTAAGCTGATTTTCTGCTAACGTCAGATGAAAAGGGTCTGGTCCTCTCCCTATGTGTATCCGGCAAAAAAAAGCAAGCATTATCAATGCAAAATACGTCATCTTTTCTTTAAAAAAGAGTTAACTAACCGTCATAAAATTGCAGTATTCCACTTGAAAAAAAAATGGTGTTAGTACAATCTGAAACCGCTCATTGGTGAGATAAAACAAGAGCATGATGATAGCAAGATAAACAATGGAGTCTAAAAATATGAAATATGCAGCTTTAGTGGCAGGTGCAGCATTGTTTTTAACGGCGAACGCCTTCTCTGCAGAAATTTTAACGAAAGAAGCCTTCGATAAGGTCCATACGCAATATACTAAAATCGGTACCATTTCTTCTACCGGTCAGACTGCACCCAGCGATGCCCGTGAAGAACTGATTAAAAAGGCCGATGAGAAAGGCGCAGACGTTATCGTGCTCTCTTCCGGTAATACCGATAAAAAACTGCACATCTCCGCTAACATCTATAAGAAGAAGTAATTAATCTTATATTTCAAGAAACATTATCATATTGCCCGGGTAATGTTTCTTGTTTGCCCAAAAAGTCTGTTTATTTTTAAACGGCCCCCAGATTTTCCTGCCTTAATATCATACAGCGATCTTCCCTGTCGATGTCCTGCCCTAAGGCCGTAGTCACATCAAGGTCTTAGCTCTTTGCGTCAAGTACAATCCGCACGCTATACGCTATGCTTTAACGGAAACTGAAAACGTAGTTCGCTTATAAGGAAATCATCATGCGCTACAAACTTCTTGCAGCACTTCTCCCTTGCGCGCTGGCGCTCAGCGCCTGTACGACCGTCACCCCGGCCTATAAAGATAATGGCACCCGCAGCGGCCCCTGTGTCGAAGGCGGCCCTGACGACGTAGCGCAAAAATTCTACGACACCCAGCTCCAGAACCGTACGCAGGATCCGGCGGCGCTGCGCCCCTATCTCAGCGACGGCCTGGCGAAGTTACTCAATGACGCCCGTCAGGATCCGGCCAACAGCAAACTGCTGCAGGCTAACCTGTTCTCGAGCAGCAGCACCCCGGCGGACAGCGCCGTCGTCGCCAGCGCCTCAACCATCCCTAATCGCGATGCGCGCAACATTCCGCTGCGCGTGGAGCTAAAGCAGGGAACCCAGAGCTGGAAAGACGAAGTGCTGATGATCCAGGAAGGCCAGTGCTGGGCCGTCGATGACGTTCGCTATCTCGGCAACAACAGCCACGCGCCGGCCGGGACGTTGCGACAGAGTCTGGAGAAACGTTAGTTCCGGAGTTGAAGCGACGTCGCTGAAACGATAACCCCGGTAAAATGTCGGTATTCGCCCCGAGAATGCCGACATTTACTCCCCCCTCACCCACCAGGCAATATTTTGTGCTAACTTTAAAGCTAAACGTGGTTTAGATTTAACTTTTAACGCATAAATATTGCATAACTATTCTGCCAAAGGTAGTATTTGCGGCCTCAATAGCTATTCGTATCAGACTGCCCAGATGAGTATTAAACTAAACGGCATTAATTGCTTCTACGGCGCGCACCAGGCGCTGTTCGACATCACGCTGGATTGCCCGCAGGGGGAAACGCTGGTGCTGCTCGGCCCCAGCGGTGCCGGGAAGAGCTCGCTGCTGCGCGTACTCAACCTGCTGGAGATGCCGCGTTCCGGTTCATTAGCCATCGCCGGTAACCATTTCGACTTCACCAGAGCGCCGTCCGATAAAGCGATTCGCGAACTGCGGCAGAACGTCGGCATGGTCTTTCAGCAGTACAACCTGTGGCCGCACCTGACGGTACAGCAGAACCTGATCGAGGCCCCCTGTCGCGTACTGGGGTTAAGCAAGGATCAGGCGCTGGCTCGCGCAGAGAAGTTGCTGGAGCGCCTGCGTCTGAAGCCCTACAGCGATCGTTACCCGCTGCATTTATCCGGCGGTCAGCAGCAGCGTGTGGCGATCGCCCGCGCGCTGATGATGGAGCCGCAGGTTCTGCTGTTCGATGAGCCTACCGCGGCGCTCGACCCGGAAATCACCGCCCAGATCGTTAGTATCATCCGCGAGCTGGCTGAAACCGGCATCACCCAGGTTATCGTCACCCATGAAGTTGAAGTGGCGCGCAAGACGGCAAGCCGGGTGGTGTATATGGAAAATGGCCATATCGTCGAGCAAGGGGATGCCTCCTGCTTCACGCATCCGCAAACTGACGCGTTTAAAAACTATCTTTCACACTGATGTTTTTCGGGGAAATGACGATGAAAAAAGTACTGATTGCCGCCCTGCTCGCAGGCATGAGCCTCTCCGCTTCCGCCGCGCAAACCATTCGTTTCGCCACCGAGGCCTCCTACCCTCCGTTTGAGCTGGTGGATGCCAACAACCAGATCGTCGGTTTCGATGTGGATCTGGCTAACGCGCTGTGTAAAGAGATCGACGCCACCTGTACCTTTACCAACCAGGCCTTTGACAGCCTGATCCCGGGCCTGAAATTCCGCCGTTTCGACGCGGTCATGGCCGGGATGGACATCACGCCTGAGCGTGAAAAGCAGGTCCTGTTCTCCACCCCGTATTATGACAACTCGGCGCTGTTCGTCGGTCAGCAGGGCAAGTTCACCAGCATTGACCAGCTGAAGGGCAAAAAAGTGGGCGTACAGAACGGCACCACCCACCAGAAATTTATCACGGATAAACATCCGGAAATCACCACCGTGCCTTACGACAGCTACCAGAATGCGAAGCTGGATCTGCAGAACGGTCGTATTGACGCGGTCTTCGGTGATACCGCCGTGGTCACCGAATGGCTGAAGAGCAATCCGAAGCTGGCGGCCGTGGGCGATAAAGTGACCGACAAAGCCTATTTCGGCACCGGGCTGGGCATTGCCGTGCGTCAGGGCAACACCGACCTGCAGCAGAAATTTAACGCTGCGCTGGAAAAAGTGAAGAAAGACGGCACTTACCAGACCATCTATAACAAATGGTTCCAGAAGTAAGACTGAATGAACGAAATTTTTCCATTAGCAAGCGCCGCCGGGATGACCGTCGGCCTTGCCGTTTGCGCGCTCGCCATCGGCCTCGTCCTGGCGATGCTCTTCGCGGTACTGGAGTCAGTGAAATGGCGCCCGGTAGCCTGGCTTGCAACCGGCATTGTGACCATTCTGCGCGGCCTACCGGAAATTCTGGTGGTGCTGTTTATCTATTTCGGCTCGTCCCAGCTGCTGCTGACGCTCTC is part of the Klebsiella quasipneumoniae subsp. quasipneumoniae genome and encodes:
- a CDS encoding lipoprotein; protein product: MRYKLLAALLPCALALSACTTVTPAYKDNGTRSGPCVEGGPDDVAQKFYDTQLQNRTQDPAALRPYLSDGLAKLLNDARQDPANSKLLQANLFSSSSTPADSAVVASASTIPNRDARNIPLRVELKQGTQSWKDEVLMIQEGQCWAVDDVRYLGNNSHAPAGTLRQSLEKR
- the artI gene encoding arginine ABC transporter substrate-binding protein ArtI, whose translation is MKKVLIAALLAGMSLSASAAQTIRFATEASYPPFELVDANNQIVGFDVDLANALCKEIDATCTFTNQAFDSLIPGLKFRRFDAVMAGMDITPEREKQVLFSTPYYDNSALFVGQQGKFTSIDQLKGKKVGVQNGTTHQKFITDKHPEITTVPYDSYQNAKLDLQNGRIDAVFGDTAVVTEWLKSNPKLAAVGDKVTDKAYFGTGLGIAVRQGNTDLQQKFNAALEKVKKDGTYQTIYNKWFQK
- the artP gene encoding arginine ABC transporter ATP-binding protein ArtP, with the translated sequence MSIKLNGINCFYGAHQALFDITLDCPQGETLVLLGPSGAGKSSLLRVLNLLEMPRSGSLAIAGNHFDFTRAPSDKAIRELRQNVGMVFQQYNLWPHLTVQQNLIEAPCRVLGLSKDQALARAEKLLERLRLKPYSDRYPLHLSGGQQQRVAIARALMMEPQVLLFDEPTAALDPEITAQIVSIIRELAETGITQVIVTHEVEVARKTASRVVYMENGHIVEQGDASCFTHPQTDAFKNYLSH
- the yahO gene encoding DUF1471 family periplasmic protein YahO — encoded protein: MKYAALVAGAALFLTANAFSAEILTKEAFDKVHTQYTKIGTISSTGQTAPSDAREELIKKADEKGADVIVLSSGNTDKKLHISANIYKKK